A part of Chanos chanos chromosome 9, fChaCha1.1, whole genome shotgun sequence genomic DNA contains:
- the tpi1b gene encoding triosephosphate isomerase B produces the protein MTGRKFFVGGNWKMNGDKKSLGELIDTLNKAKLHADTEVVCGAPAIYLDFARSKLDPKIGVAAQNCYKVPKGAFTGEISPAMIKDCGVHWVILGHSERRHVFGESDELIGQKVAHALETGLGVIACIGEKLDEREAGITEKVVFAQTKVIADNVKDWSKVVLAYEPVWAIGTGKTASPQQAQEVHDKLRHWMKTNVSEAVANSVRIIYGGSVTGGTCKELASQKDVDGFLVGGASLKPEFVDIINAKA, from the exons ATGACAGGCAGGAAATTCTTCGTCGGTGGGAACTGGAAGATGAACGGGGACAAGAAGAGCCTTGGCGAACTGATTGATACTCTCAACAAAGCCAAGCTCCACGCGGACACCG aggTTGTGTGTGGCGCTCCAGCCATCTACCTGGACTTTGCCCGATCCAAACTGGATCCCAAAATCGGCGTTGCCGCACAGAACTGCTACAAGGTCCCCAAGGGCGCCTTCACCGGAGAGATCAG cccTGCGATGATTAAGGACTGTGGTGTGCACTGGGTGATTCTCGGTCACTCAGAGAGACGTCATGTCTTTGGGGAGAGCGATGAG ctgattggtcagaaggTGGCTCATGCCCTGGAGACTGGTTTGGGAGTGATCGCCTGCATCGGCGAGAAGCTGGATGAACGGGAGGCGGGCATCACTGAGAAGGTCGTCTTTGCACAGACCAAGGTCATCGCAG ATAACGTTAAGGACTGGAGTAAAGTCGTCTTGGCTTATGAACCCGTTTGGGCCATCGGTACTGGCAAGACTGCCTCCCCACAGCAG gccCAGGAAGTCCATGACAAGCTCAGGCACTGGATGAAGACCAATGTGTCTGAGGCTGTTGCCAACTCCGTCAGGATCATCTACGGAG GTTCCGTCACCGGGGGAACCTGCAAGGAGCTTGCCTCCCAGAAAGACGTGGATGGCTTCCTGGTGGGCGGAGCTTCCCTGAAACCTGAATTTGTCGACATCATCAACGCTAAGgcgtaa
- the lpcat3 gene encoding lysophospholipid acyltransferase 5, with translation MAAPWLESLAEYLGSPEPAVRLLLSILLGYPFALFYRRFVFYQSPFVVHLFHTVSGLSLAAFNFGSQVCHSALCILVQFLFLRLLGRTVTGILSSFIFQMGYLLAGYYCTATDQYDIKWTMPHCVLTLKLIGLSFDYYDGGKDPSQLNAEQRKSALVHVPSLLEVCGFSYFYGGFLVGPQFTMKSYQQLVSRELSDCPGQPPNSVSPALKRCGLGFLFLVIFAIGGPYYPDSYFLTDEYEAQPFWYRCVYMLLWVKVNLYKYVSCWLITEGVCILSGLGYRGQDEKGEHQWDACANMRVWLFETTPLFQGTINSFNINTNAWAAKNVFKRLKFLGKKLASQFATLLFLAVWHGLHSGYLMCFSLEFIIVNVEKQAQGLVRDSPLLTRIVNSHLYPLLYLVQQFIHWLFMGYPLVPFCLFTYDKWLKVYSSVYFCGHVFFFTAWILIPHLRKILVPRRRETEKKTE, from the exons ATGGCGGCTCCCTGGTTGGAGAGTTTAGCTGAATACTTGGGCTCTCCAGAACCAGCCGTGCGATTACTTCTGTCCATTTTATTAG gatATCCCTTTGCGTTGTTTTACAGgaggtttgttttttaccagTCTCCGTTTGTTGTTCACCTGTTCCACACCGTCTCTGGACTCTCACTGGCCGCGTTTAACTTCG ggtctcAGGTGTGTCACTCGGCATTATGTATACTGGTCCAGTTCCTCTTCCTCAGGTTGCTGGGACGGACAGTGACCGGAATCCTCAGCAGCTTCATCTTTCAgatg ggctATCTGTTGGCAGGGTATTACTGCACGGCGACGGATCAGTATGATATCAAATGGACCATGCCCCACTGTGTCCTCACACTCAAACTGATCG gtTTGTCGTTTGATTACTATGACGGTGGAAAGGATCCA tcccAGCTGAATGCGGAGCAGCGGAAGTCAGCTCTGGTCCATGTCCCGTCTTTGTTGGAGGTGTGTGGATTCTCCTATTTCTACGGTGGCTTTCTGGTCGGTCCGCAGTTCACGATGAAGAGTTACCAGCAGCTGGTATCTCGAGAATTGTCAGACTGCCCCGGACAGCCACCCAACAG tgtttcTCCCGCTCTGAAGAGGTGTGGTTTGGGTTTCCTGTTCCTGGTCATCTTCGCCATCGGTGGGCCGTATTACCCAGACAGTTACTTCCTGACAGATGAATATGAG gCCCAGCCTTTTTGGTACcggtgtgtgtacatgttgcTGTGGGTCAAAGTGAACTTGTATAAATACGTCAGCTGCTGGCTCATCACC GAGGGCGTGTGCATTCTGTCAGGACTGGGCTATAGAGGACAGGACGAGAAAGGGGAGCACCAATGGGACGCCTGTGCTAACATGAGGGTGTGGTTATTCGAGACCACGCCCCTCTTCCAAGGGACCATCAACTCCTTCAACATAAACACGAACGCGTGGGCGGCCAA GAACGTGTTTAAGCGGTTGAAGTTTTTGGGGAAGAAGCTGGCGTCTCAGTTCGCCACCCTCCTGTTCCTGGCCGTCTGGCACGGCCTCCACTCCGGCTACCTCATGTGCTTCTCCTTGGAGTTCATCATCGTCAACGTGGAGAAACAG GCTCAGGGGTTGGTGAGGGACAGTCCACTCCTGACCAGAATAGTCAACAGTCACCTGTACCCTCTCCTCTACCTGGTCCAGCAGTTTATTCACTGGTTATTCATGGGCTATCCACTGGTCCCATTCTGCCTCTTTACATACGACAAATGGCTCAAG gtttattcctctgtttatttctgtggtCACGTCTTTTTCTTCACTGCCTGGATCCTGATTCCACACCTCCGCAAGATCCTGGTACCtcggaggagagagacagaaaaaaagactgagtaG